Proteins encoded within one genomic window of uncultured Draconibacterium sp.:
- a CDS encoding ATP-grasp domain-containing protein, translating into MNKQKITLAVTGLNNTDNPGPGVPFIRGIKESAEFDTRIIGLVYENLEPGIYMEDLCDRIFQIPYPSSGSDELIERIENIHQQEKIDVLIPNLDAELFSFMKNEEHLRNQGIHTFLPNLKQFQEREKDKLQEFGKKYEIKVPGSINMGTLGQIKDLEDKFDYPVMIKGQFYDAYVADNEEQVKQAFHKIASKWGFPVIAQEFVKGTEVNVIALGDGKGNTIAAVPMRKQYITDKGKAWGGITLADEKMMELTRSIISKTKWKGGMELELIKTNGGEYYLIEINPRIPAWVYLAVGAGQNIPEALVKLALGKEVQPMTEYKIGKMFVRYSYDAIVDLEKFAAISMNKEI; encoded by the coding sequence ATGAACAAACAGAAAATTACACTCGCTGTAACGGGACTGAACAATACTGACAATCCGGGACCCGGCGTACCCTTTATTCGTGGCATTAAAGAATCAGCAGAATTTGATACCCGCATAATCGGGCTGGTTTACGAAAACCTGGAACCGGGAATTTATATGGAGGATTTGTGTGATCGGATTTTTCAGATACCATATCCGTCATCAGGATCGGATGAATTGATTGAGCGTATTGAGAACATCCATCAGCAGGAAAAGATCGATGTTCTGATTCCAAACCTGGATGCAGAACTTTTCTCATTTATGAAAAATGAGGAACATTTACGCAACCAAGGGATACACACTTTTCTTCCCAATCTGAAACAGTTTCAGGAACGCGAAAAAGACAAACTACAGGAGTTTGGCAAGAAATACGAGATTAAGGTGCCTGGAAGTATCAATATGGGCACTCTTGGGCAGATCAAGGATTTAGAGGATAAATTTGATTACCCGGTGATGATAAAAGGCCAGTTCTACGACGCTTATGTTGCGGACAACGAAGAACAGGTTAAGCAAGCATTTCATAAAATCGCATCGAAATGGGGATTTCCGGTAATTGCACAGGAGTTTGTAAAAGGAACCGAGGTAAATGTAATTGCTCTGGGCGACGGGAAAGGAAATACTATTGCCGCCGTTCCCATGCGAAAACAATACATCACCGATAAAGGAAAAGCCTGGGGAGGCATAACGCTCGCCGATGAAAAGATGATGGAACTTACCCGCTCCATTATTTCAAAAACAAAATGGAAAGGCGGAATGGAGCTGGAACTGATTAAAACCAACGGTGGCGAATATTACCTCATCGAAATCAATCCGCGAATTCCGGCCTGGGTTTACCTGGCTGTTGGCGCGGGTCAAAACATCCCTGAAGCACTTGTAAAACTTGCACTGGGGAAAGAAGTACAGCCCATGACAGAATACAAAATCGGAAAAATGTTTGTCCGCTATTCTTACGATGCCATAGTCGACCTCGAAAAATTTGCAGCCATTTCAATGAATAAGGAAATATAA
- a CDS encoding alanine racemase: MTKLAYEKPVISKITAGVPNKFGLPTKQKIIPEIDGIPVEKIMDEYGSPVFVLSEKTIRNTIAEAKQAFETRYPKVQFAWSYKTNYLDAVCSIFHDEGAWAEVVSAFEFEKALSLGVNGSNILFNGPEKSEEDLKLAIEHNACIHIDHFDELYLLIKVTRELNKKARVAIRINLDAGIYPIWDRFGFNYENGEAWNAINRIMLAENLDLIGLHTHIGTYIMSANAYAVAASKLANLYMATHRKFDHWLKYIDLGGGFASKNTLKGAYMPGSETCPSFDEYAEAISNALISSEIPHENLPVLFLETGRALIDDAGYLLTTVLANKRSTQGRRTMVIDAGVNLLFTSFWYNLGVYPTRQLSNHLEESTIYGPLCMNIDVIRDAINFPQVKTGEKLVIERVGAYNMTQWMQFITFRPNVVMIDLDGKMHIVRKKENLDSLQSFEQNPKK, from the coding sequence ATGACAAAATTAGCATACGAAAAACCTGTAATCAGCAAAATTACAGCTGGTGTTCCCAATAAATTTGGATTGCCTACCAAACAAAAGATCATCCCCGAAATTGATGGAATTCCGGTTGAGAAAATTATGGATGAATACGGCTCACCAGTATTCGTTCTTTCAGAAAAAACAATACGTAATACCATTGCAGAGGCCAAACAAGCCTTTGAAACCCGTTATCCGAAAGTTCAGTTTGCCTGGTCGTACAAAACCAATTACCTGGATGCCGTTTGCAGCATCTTCCACGACGAAGGTGCCTGGGCTGAAGTAGTTTCTGCTTTTGAATTCGAGAAAGCTCTTTCACTGGGTGTGAACGGGTCCAACATTCTATTTAACGGTCCCGAAAAATCGGAAGAAGACCTAAAACTGGCCATCGAGCATAATGCTTGCATCCATATCGATCATTTCGATGAACTTTATTTGCTGATAAAAGTTACCCGCGAACTAAACAAAAAAGCACGGGTGGCAATACGTATCAACCTCGATGCGGGAATTTATCCCATCTGGGACCGCTTTGGTTTTAACTACGAAAACGGCGAAGCATGGAATGCGATTAACCGAATTATGCTGGCCGAGAATTTGGATTTGATTGGTTTACATACACACATTGGCACCTACATTATGTCGGCAAATGCCTATGCTGTTGCAGCATCGAAACTGGCCAATCTTTACATGGCCACGCATCGCAAATTCGATCACTGGTTGAAGTACATTGATTTGGGGGGTGGATTTGCATCGAAAAATACGCTGAAAGGTGCTTACATGCCCGGTTCGGAAACCTGCCCTTCGTTTGATGAATACGCCGAAGCAATATCAAATGCATTGATTTCCTCAGAAATCCCACACGAAAATCTTCCGGTGCTGTTCCTTGAAACCGGGCGCGCTCTGATCGACGACGCGGGATATCTGCTGACAACTGTTTTGGCTAACAAACGATCAACTCAGGGGCGGCGAACCATGGTTATAGATGCCGGAGTAAACCTGCTTTTTACCTCTTTCTGGTATAATCTTGGGGTTTATCCAACACGACAATTGTCCAACCACCTGGAAGAAAGCACCATTTACGGACCACTTTGTATGAACATTGATGTGATCCGCGACGCCATCAACTTTCCACAAGTAAAAACCGGAGAAAAACTGGTGATCGAGCGGGTTGGCGCCTACAACATGACGCAATGGATGCAGTTCATCACTTTCAGGCCAAATGTTGTGATGATTGACCTGGATGGGAAGATGCACATTGTTCGCAAAAAGGAGAACCTTGATTCGCTTCAAAGTTTCGAACAAAACCCGAAAAAATAG
- a CDS encoding urea transporter produces MIEFPSINRKDIVQSVLNSYSQVFFSSSNLLAILLIIISFFDYGAGIGGLLAVFVANLLAWGLGYNKYLISSGLYGYNALLVGLGIGLFYQPSLEVYALIIIAAILTFFITIVFQGVLGKYGLPFLSIPFLFGIWIVALSGGELSALNISERGIFTYNELYALGGQNFVNVYDFLEKHISNSFVRIYFHSLGAIFFQTHLLAGIIIAIGLLIYSRITFVLSVLGFSVAFLFYRLVGIEFNSLGYTFIGFNYILTAIALGGYYLVPGRVSFGWIVLMLPTVVLVTTSTQQIFILLKVSAYSLPFNIVVLMFLYALKLREKRPRQLLETPVQLGKPEKNLYLYSGNLKRFPSAYPVSATLPFLGEWTVSQGHSGEHTHKGAWRHAWDFVITDRNGKQFKGSGDLHEDYFCFGKAVLAPFDGTVVEAVNHIEDNIIGDVNTKENWGNTVVIKQNDYLYVKLSHLKYHSVEVKNGDQVKKGQLLGRCGNSGRSPYPHLHFQFQTTPYIGSVTLDYPFGNFLLKEDKGYSQKNFEFPKKEDIVVNPSKNELLSKALHFIPGQRMNINVEVDSPKERWRKMAGDFSWLVQTDVYNNTFIKCEKDNGLAYLHNNDELHYFTNYTGTRYSPLFWFFAALFKVPIGFLPDSKINDSIPINMMFSGVLKFLQDFVAPVYLFLNIDYKLVMKDAGDILSSGDVELKAEINKKILGKTVNSYEIDIKISQENLIQVSVNFNEAKINITCQNEL; encoded by the coding sequence ATGATCGAGTTCCCGTCCATAAACAGAAAAGATATTGTTCAGTCGGTGCTGAACAGCTACTCGCAGGTATTTTTTTCGAGCTCAAACCTGCTGGCCATTCTGTTGATCATTATTAGTTTTTTTGATTACGGAGCTGGTATTGGAGGACTTTTGGCGGTGTTCGTAGCCAATTTACTAGCCTGGGGCCTGGGCTATAACAAATACCTGATCAGTTCCGGGCTATACGGCTACAATGCATTGTTGGTCGGGCTGGGAATAGGGCTGTTTTACCAACCTTCGCTTGAAGTTTATGCGCTAATAATCATCGCTGCAATTCTGACATTTTTCATTACCATAGTTTTTCAGGGAGTACTCGGGAAATACGGTTTGCCCTTTCTTAGTATTCCCTTTCTTTTCGGAATCTGGATCGTAGCTTTATCGGGCGGAGAACTGTCGGCACTAAACATTAGTGAGCGTGGTATTTTTACCTACAACGAACTATATGCGCTGGGCGGGCAAAATTTTGTAAATGTTTACGATTTTCTGGAAAAACACATTTCAAATTCCTTTGTCCGGATCTACTTTCACTCACTCGGAGCAATTTTCTTCCAAACACATTTGTTGGCCGGTATTATCATTGCCATCGGATTGCTGATTTATTCACGAATTACCTTTGTGCTTTCGGTACTTGGGTTTTCAGTTGCCTTCCTTTTTTACCGGTTGGTAGGTATCGAATTTAATTCACTGGGTTATACATTTATTGGGTTTAATTACATCCTCACCGCAATTGCACTGGGGGGCTACTACCTTGTTCCGGGACGTGTGAGTTTTGGCTGGATCGTGCTAATGTTACCCACTGTTGTTTTGGTAACTACCAGTACACAGCAAATTTTTATTCTGTTAAAAGTTTCGGCCTATTCGCTACCTTTTAACATTGTGGTTTTAATGTTTTTGTATGCATTAAAACTGCGCGAAAAACGACCACGGCAATTACTGGAAACACCAGTTCAGTTAGGTAAGCCCGAGAAGAATCTTTACCTGTATTCGGGCAACCTAAAACGTTTCCCGAGTGCTTATCCGGTATCGGCTACTTTGCCATTTTTAGGCGAGTGGACCGTAAGCCAGGGACACAGTGGAGAACACACCCACAAAGGTGCCTGGCGCCATGCATGGGATTTTGTGATTACCGACCGCAATGGCAAACAATTTAAAGGCTCCGGCGATCTTCATGAAGATTATTTCTGTTTCGGAAAAGCGGTACTCGCTCCTTTCGACGGAACAGTAGTTGAGGCAGTAAACCATATTGAGGATAATATCATTGGCGATGTAAACACCAAAGAAAACTGGGGAAATACAGTTGTTATTAAACAAAACGATTATTTGTATGTAAAACTCAGTCATTTAAAATATCATTCGGTAGAGGTAAAAAACGGGGATCAAGTAAAGAAGGGGCAATTACTTGGCAGATGCGGAAATTCGGGGCGTTCGCCTTATCCGCATCTGCATTTCCAGTTTCAAACTACGCCGTACATCGGTTCAGTAACACTCGATTATCCTTTTGGAAACTTTCTTTTGAAAGAGGATAAAGGCTATTCACAGAAGAATTTCGAGTTTCCTAAAAAAGAAGACATTGTAGTTAATCCCTCTAAAAATGAGTTGCTTTCAAAAGCACTGCATTTTATTCCGGGGCAGCGCATGAATATTAACGTTGAGGTTGATTCGCCCAAAGAAAGATGGCGAAAAATGGCCGGCGATTTCTCGTGGCTGGTGCAAACTGATGTGTACAACAATACCTTCATTAAATGCGAAAAAGACAATGGATTGGCTTACCTGCACAACAACGACGAGCTGCACTACTTTACCAATTATACAGGTACCAGATATTCGCCGCTTTTCTGGTTCTTTGCAGCCTTATTTAAGGTTCCCATCGGGTTTTTACCTGACAGCAAAATCAACGACTCCATTCCTATAAACATGATGTTTTCAGGGGTATTAAAATTTTTGCAGGATTTTGTGGCACCGGTTTATCTCTTTCTGAACATCGATTATAAACTTGTAATGAAAGATGCCGGCGACATTCTTTCGTCGGGAGATGTGGAGCTGAAAGCCGAAATCAACAAAAAGATATTGGGAAAAACGGTCAACTCCTACGAAATTGATATTAAAATATCACAGGAAAATTTAATACAGGTTTCAGTAAATTTTAACGAAGCAAAGATCAACATAACATGTCAAAACGAATTGTAA
- a CDS encoding tetratricopeptide repeat protein, giving the protein MEILRNKLFAFLLFAATATNVFAQANQEALETAFGKSYEFEKNGDFSAALDPLKKVYDESSYEINLRLGWLNYNAGLFDESIIFYSKAQKLKPYSEEARFGLILPKAALGRWDEVIDLYDNILEINPNNTVAIYRLGLVYYGRKDYNKAYPLFKKVVDLYPFGYDGLLMLGWTSYFLGNYNQAKVLFNKVKLYSPNDVSANEGLMLIK; this is encoded by the coding sequence ATGGAGATTTTAAGAAATAAATTATTTGCCTTTTTACTTTTTGCAGCAACGGCAACAAACGTTTTCGCCCAGGCAAATCAGGAAGCACTGGAAACCGCTTTCGGAAAAAGTTACGAGTTTGAAAAAAACGGCGACTTTTCAGCTGCATTAGATCCGTTAAAAAAAGTGTACGATGAATCGTCGTATGAGATCAATCTTCGTTTGGGATGGCTTAATTACAATGCCGGACTTTTTGACGAATCGATCATTTTCTACAGTAAAGCGCAAAAACTGAAACCTTATTCAGAAGAAGCCCGTTTTGGGCTGATACTACCTAAAGCAGCTCTGGGACGCTGGGACGAAGTGATTGACCTGTACGACAATATTCTCGAAATTAACCCGAACAATACGGTGGCAATTTACCGGCTCGGTCTTGTTTACTACGGACGAAAAGATTACAACAAGGCTTATCCACTGTTTAAAAAGGTGGTCGATCTCTATCCGTTTGGATACGATGGATTGCTGATGCTGGGTTGGACTTCATATTTCCTCGGAAACTACAACCAGGCAAAAGTGCTGTTCAACAAAGTTAAACTATACAGCCCTAACGATGTTTCGGCAAACGAGGGCTTGATGTTAATCAAATAA
- a CDS encoding acyltransferase family protein codes for MKRLRLPDLLKGIAILFMIQVHIMELFIDYAGQSSVAGKTSLFLGGPFTAMVFMMVMGYFVAASKKTFRENLVRGVKVFVLGFLLNIGLNFHLLLKVKYAGWLYNPLEYIFGVDILYLAGLSIVILAVLKELSEKLQALVSFGLLVTVLLLTDSMNNWLTLSDRNYITPFISGTYSWSYFPLFPWLSYPLVGYFFFYVQNRIQQFISERKELASSVVFLIAFLVLCFSKAGIKTTVNLQAYYHHTFKYGIWALGLLIVWTGIFYLLVKEFKAGWFEKILVWMGKNITLIYVVQWLIIGNIATAIYQTQTLNRFPFWLGGILLVTLAISWLLTKTKIKLL; via the coding sequence ATGAAACGATTGCGCTTACCCGACCTGCTGAAAGGAATTGCTATTCTTTTTATGATCCAGGTTCACATCATGGAACTTTTTATTGACTATGCCGGGCAATCTTCTGTTGCAGGGAAGACTTCTCTGTTTCTTGGAGGTCCATTCACTGCAATGGTTTTTATGATGGTTATGGGATACTTTGTGGCAGCAAGTAAAAAAACGTTCCGGGAAAATCTGGTGCGCGGAGTAAAGGTCTTTGTTCTTGGTTTTTTGCTAAACATTGGCCTCAACTTTCATTTGTTGCTTAAAGTAAAATATGCAGGTTGGTTGTACAACCCACTTGAATATATCTTTGGCGTAGACATTTTATACCTCGCCGGATTAAGTATAGTTATTTTGGCTGTGCTTAAAGAGCTTTCAGAAAAGTTACAGGCTTTGGTTTCTTTTGGTTTGTTGGTAACTGTTTTGTTGCTAACTGATAGTATGAACAACTGGCTCACTTTATCCGATAGAAATTATATCACTCCATTTATTAGTGGTACCTACTCCTGGTCCTATTTCCCTCTGTTCCCGTGGCTGAGTTATCCGCTGGTCGGTTACTTCTTTTTTTATGTTCAAAACCGCATTCAGCAATTTATATCCGAAAGAAAGGAACTCGCGTCCTCCGTTGTTTTTCTTATCGCTTTTCTGGTATTGTGTTTCAGTAAAGCGGGGATTAAAACCACCGTTAATTTACAGGCATACTATCATCACACTTTCAAGTATGGTATTTGGGCTTTGGGATTACTAATCGTCTGGACCGGTATATTTTATCTGCTCGTAAAAGAATTTAAGGCTGGTTGGTTTGAGAAGATTCTGGTCTGGATGGGAAAAAACATCACCTTAATTTACGTGGTACAGTGGCTGATTATCGGAAATATTGCCACAGCTATTTATCAAACACAAACGCTAAATCGCTTTCCTTTTTGGCTTGGCGGTATTCTATTGGTAACACTGGCAATAAGCTGGTTACTTACTAAAACGAAGATCAAGTTGCTTTAA
- a CDS encoding DUF2202 domain-containing protein — protein sequence MKTLKAYPILLLLAFFASNYTAFANPLDEKEKEGLQLMREEEKLAHDVYTILYGKWQLRPFSNIARSESRHFEAIGFLLQAYNLEDPAYEEPGKFRNEELAALYDSLVSKGSESLVAALEVGAFIEEVDIKDLQELLEAKPETSIATVYENLLWGSENHFRAFTRNISFRQNEYIPKVLSMATYSEIVGVDQHVNRRGNGNRLRACGRQNR from the coding sequence ATGAAGACATTAAAGGCTTACCCGATTTTGTTGTTGCTTGCGTTTTTTGCCAGCAATTATACTGCGTTTGCAAACCCCCTCGACGAAAAAGAAAAAGAAGGTTTACAGTTGATGCGTGAAGAAGAAAAACTGGCGCATGATGTGTACACGATACTTTATGGGAAATGGCAGTTAAGACCGTTTAGCAATATTGCCCGCAGTGAATCCCGTCATTTCGAGGCAATCGGTTTTCTACTTCAAGCCTATAACCTGGAAGACCCGGCCTATGAAGAACCCGGAAAATTCAGGAATGAAGAATTGGCAGCACTGTATGATTCGTTGGTGTCAAAAGGATCAGAGTCTTTGGTGGCAGCACTTGAAGTTGGTGCTTTTATCGAAGAAGTGGATATTAAAGATTTGCAGGAGTTACTTGAAGCAAAACCCGAAACATCCATCGCTACAGTTTACGAAAATCTGTTATGGGGTTCGGAAAATCATTTTCGGGCATTCACCCGCAACATTTCTTTTCGCCAGAATGAGTACATTCCTAAAGTGTTATCAATGGCTACATATTCCGAAATTGTTGGAGTAGATCAACATGTTAATCGCAGGGGAAATGGTAATAGGCTGCGAGCTTGCGGCAGGCAAAACAGGTGA
- a CDS encoding DUF2202 domain-containing protein, whose translation MKTKIVFGLMAGLAMLFTACSESATDVIDEEIIAVNDVKSSEVAALLGDSCDFTGELSDADIEGLVWMREEEKFAHDVYVTLYEIHGIPVFNNISKSESAHTAAVLHLLSGFGIEDPAIEGVGNFSNEVFTNLYNQLTETGESSLVEALKVGALIEETDIADLAVLVDETQNETIKQVYSNLLRGSSFHLKAFTGILNQMDENYIPTVITQEEFDAIVNEDDTDADGDDSGTFVPGTGECDGTGPNA comes from the coding sequence ATGAAAACAAAAATTGTATTTGGATTAATGGCAGGATTAGCAATGCTTTTTACAGCCTGTTCAGAGTCGGCAACCGATGTAATTGATGAAGAGATCATTGCCGTTAACGATGTTAAAAGTTCGGAGGTGGCCGCTTTATTGGGTGACAGTTGTGATTTTACGGGCGAATTAAGTGATGCTGATATTGAGGGGCTTGTGTGGATGCGCGAGGAAGAAAAATTCGCTCACGATGTTTATGTAACGTTATACGAAATTCACGGAATTCCGGTATTCAATAACATCTCAAAAAGTGAAAGTGCACATACAGCGGCTGTATTGCACCTTTTGAGTGGTTTTGGAATTGAGGACCCGGCTATTGAAGGTGTTGGAAATTTTAGCAACGAAGTGTTTACCAATTTGTACAATCAATTAACCGAAACAGGGGAATCAAGTCTTGTAGAAGCGTTAAAAGTGGGGGCACTTATAGAGGAAACCGATATTGCCGACCTGGCGGTATTAGTTGATGAAACGCAAAACGAAACGATTAAACAGGTTTATTCCAATTTGTTACGTGGATCTTCTTTCCATTTAAAAGCCTTTACGGGTATCCTTAACCAAATGGATGAAAATTACATTCCAACAGTTATTACCCAGGAAGAATTCGATGCCATTGTTAATGAGGACGATACCGATGCTGACGGCGACGACAGTGGAACATTCGTCCCCGGTACCGGAGAATGCGACGGAACAGGACCAAACGCCTGA
- a CDS encoding Spy/CpxP family protein refolding chaperone — MKTSKLINVAWVFFALVLTTTTVFAQRGRRANMVQNNQNLPCLTQVANLSEDQVKSIKELEASHQKTMDELRGQRRTTVNAVEKSEIRTEMLKTVETHRNDVRNLLTTEQQEQYDQLQASVSYGRNQNVGRGNGNANFNRRGRGNGNAGFRGQGNGYGNRVYAQGQNQGRGNRGWNQGRRGNCILLNSN, encoded by the coding sequence ATGAAAACTAGCAAGTTAATTAACGTTGCCTGGGTGTTCTTTGCCCTGGTATTAACAACAACAACCGTATTTGCACAACGTGGAAGAAGAGCAAACATGGTACAGAACAATCAGAATCTTCCTTGTTTGACTCAGGTTGCGAATCTAAGCGAGGATCAGGTAAAAAGTATTAAGGAACTGGAAGCCAGTCACCAAAAAACGATGGATGAATTACGTGGACAACGACGCACAACAGTAAATGCTGTTGAGAAAAGTGAAATCAGAACCGAGATGCTGAAAACTGTAGAGACACACCGTAATGACGTTCGAAATTTGCTGACCACAGAACAGCAGGAACAATACGATCAGCTTCAGGCTTCAGTAAGTTATGGACGAAATCAGAATGTTGGAAGAGGTAATGGAAATGCCAACTTCAACCGTCGGGGTCGTGGTAACGGTAATGCAGGTTTCCGTGGACAAGGTAATGGGTATGGAAACCGTGTTTATGCCCAAGGTCAGAACCAGGGCCGTGGTAACCGAGGATGGAACCAGGGGAGACGAGGAAATTGTATTTTATTAAATAGCAACTAA
- a CDS encoding periplasmic heavy metal sensor: MVRKNTYRILIWVVVILAATNLSMGISFWYHKQQDKKEAGEQQQVEMPTEQRTRFFREQLNLQPDQLDAFRELNRSYNRSARRISDQLTLLRIEMVEEMGKATADTTKLHAISSEIGEMHKTLKDLTVDYYLNMKAVCDENQQEKLKEIFLSMTKSKEDVSLPQRGGRRYGRQNRR; this comes from the coding sequence ATGGTAAGAAAAAATACATATCGCATATTGATTTGGGTAGTTGTTATTCTGGCAGCAACAAACCTGTCGATGGGAATTTCATTCTGGTACCACAAACAACAGGATAAAAAAGAGGCAGGAGAGCAACAGCAGGTAGAGATGCCCACGGAACAACGGACGCGTTTTTTCCGCGAGCAACTGAACTTGCAACCCGATCAGTTGGATGCTTTTAGAGAATTGAACAGAAGCTACAACCGGAGTGCACGCCGGATATCCGATCAGCTTACTCTTCTTCGAATTGAAATGGTGGAGGAAATGGGAAAAGCAACTGCTGACACCACAAAACTACATGCTATTTCAAGCGAAATAGGAGAGATGCACAAAACCTTAAAGGATTTGACCGTAGATTATTATCTTAATATGAAAGCGGTTTGCGACGAGAACCAACAGGAGAAATTGAAAGAAATTTTCCTGTCGATGACAAAGTCTAAAGAAGACGTTTCGTTGCCTCAACGTGGCGGTCGGCGCTACGGGCGACAGAATAGAAGGTAA
- a CDS encoding zf-HC2 domain-containing protein, with amino-acid sequence MKCKNVHNKLIFFLEKELPVSEMKQVQQHLDECSACALFAEEMKNTLSILESDKVTDENPFFFTRVKNRLERQSEEQPVARPVLVRILQPVAFSVILLLGIYGGFKLGQVPKTNFANNSLTEQEMVPYWNELEAEPIETFLME; translated from the coding sequence ATGAAGTGTAAAAATGTACATAACAAGTTAATTTTTTTCCTGGAGAAGGAACTACCGGTTTCAGAGATGAAACAGGTTCAGCAACACCTGGATGAGTGTTCAGCGTGTGCCCTTTTTGCAGAGGAAATGAAAAATACACTCAGTATTCTGGAAAGCGATAAAGTAACAGATGAAAATCCATTTTTCTTTACCCGTGTAAAAAACCGGCTTGAGAGGCAGAGTGAAGAGCAGCCGGTTGCACGACCGGTTTTGGTTCGGATTCTTCAGCCGGTGGCATTTTCAGTAATTTTGTTACTGGGTATTTATGGCGGGTTTAAACTGGGGCAGGTGCCTAAAACAAATTTTGCCAATAACAGTTTAACCGAGCAGGAAATGGTTCCTTACTGGAACGAACTGGAAGCCGAGCCAATTGAAACTTTTTTAATGGAGTAA
- a CDS encoding sigma-70 family RNA polymerase sigma factor has protein sequence MSDTDIIEQLKQGSEPAFKKLVDTHQKLVVNTCYGLVQNREDAEDIAQDVFVEVYRNINKFRADAKLSTWLYRIAVNRSLNHIRDNKKHKWFHSFGDEVAEKNRELLQAKTADSDEPEYDLENKQRAIILKEAINSLPQNQKVAFTLSKYEELSYQEIAEVMDLSVSSVESLLFRAKKGLQKKLYKCYKKKCM, from the coding sequence ATGTCTGACACTGATATCATAGAACAACTAAAACAGGGGAGCGAACCGGCTTTTAAAAAACTGGTCGACACGCATCAGAAACTGGTGGTGAATACCTGCTATGGGTTGGTGCAGAACCGTGAAGATGCCGAAGATATTGCGCAGGATGTTTTTGTTGAGGTGTATCGGAACATCAATAAGTTCAGGGCCGACGCAAAACTTTCAACCTGGTTATATCGTATTGCGGTTAACCGCTCGCTCAACCACATTCGCGATAATAAAAAGCACAAATGGTTTCATTCGTTCGGGGATGAGGTGGCAGAAAAAAACAGGGAGCTGTTACAGGCCAAAACTGCAGATTCGGATGAGCCGGAGTACGACCTGGAGAATAAACAGCGGGCAATTATTTTAAAAGAGGCCATTAACAGTTTGCCGCAAAATCAGAAAGTGGCTTTTACTTTAAGCAAATACGAGGAGCTGTCGTACCAGGAAATTGCAGAGGTTATGGATCTCTCGGTTTCGTCGGTTGAGTCGCTTTTGTTCCGGGCAAAAAAAGGCCTGCAGAAAAAATTATACAAGTGCTACAAAAAAAAGTGCATGTAA
- a CDS encoding DUF4405 domain-containing protein, with translation MKTKFSWRAFISFGLTWGILVILVSGIILYVAPPGRYAHWVNWELAGLSKEGWQAIHTLFSLAFIVLSIFHLFSVNWKSFVSYLKSKTTKGFNKKRELIFSIVAVLVFFFGTVFSIPPFQTVMDLGESATDSWEKAEERAPVPHAELLTLSELAHQLDMESVEEITRKLDSNKIAYEDIHTQSLQQIAGANNSTPLEIYEIIVKQPANQGQGMGVGRKTIEDFSKELNKSTDELMQILEKNNIEAKSTETLRAIGENNDITPRDVYKLLSE, from the coding sequence ATGAAAACGAAGTTTAGCTGGCGTGCTTTTATCAGTTTTGGATTAACCTGGGGAATTTTGGTGATCCTTGTTTCAGGAATAATTTTGTATGTAGCTCCTCCGGGACGTTACGCCCATTGGGTAAACTGGGAGTTGGCAGGCTTATCAAAAGAAGGCTGGCAGGCTATTCATACCCTGTTTTCACTGGCGTTTATTGTACTTTCCATATTTCACCTGTTTTCGGTAAACTGGAAATCTTTTGTCTCCTATCTTAAATCGAAAACCACAAAAGGGTTCAATAAGAAAAGGGAACTCATTTTTTCAATCGTGGCTGTGCTGGTGTTCTTTTTCGGCACTGTTTTTTCCATCCCGCCTTTTCAAACGGTTATGGATTTAGGAGAAAGTGCAACTGACTCATGGGAAAAGGCCGAAGAGCGGGCTCCCGTTCCTCATGCCGAGCTATTAACCCTCTCGGAGCTGGCTCATCAACTTGATATGGAATCGGTTGAGGAAATTACCCGAAAACTCGACAGTAATAAAATAGCCTACGAAGATATTCATACCCAAAGCTTGCAACAAATTGCCGGGGCAAATAACTCAACTCCATTGGAGATTTACGAGATCATTGTAAAACAACCGGCAAATCAAGGTCAGGGAATGGGCGTTGGACGAAAAACCATCGAGGATTTTTCCAAAGAGCTAAATAAGAGTACCGATGAGTTGATGCAAATTCTGGAAAAGAATAATATAGAAGCAAAATCGACTGAAACCTTGCGTGCTATCGGTGAGAATAATGATATTACACCACGCGATGTTTACAAATTGCTTTCTGAATAA